Proteins co-encoded in one Rattus rattus isolate New Zealand chromosome 5, Rrattus_CSIRO_v1, whole genome shotgun sequence genomic window:
- the Sec16a gene encoding protein transport protein Sec16A yields MQPPPQAVPSGVAGPPPAGNPRSTFWANSPYRKPANNNAPVAPITRPLQPVTDPFAFNRQTLQNTPVGSSSKSSPPNLPGPALPVFSQWPGLPVPPTNAGDSSTGLHEPLPGTLSQPRADPSLFPPASTPSSFPGLEVNRSAEVDSSSGPEVQMLPHPPHYIPGVGPEQPHGGHLNDSGAGPDQPMNRHAPHDGAVAHAASPFFPQPQMPGQWGPVHGGPPPSYHHHSPYLEGPVQDMGPQAASLPHFPSPSSLHQGPGRESYVPQTFTPASLASGEGNEIVHQQSKNPPSSSFPPKHSFEQNSRVGNMWASPEFRQNPGVNKEHLLDPARVNPFTQGNSPEDQVHHPPGAATNHALQEAASGARSMCFQGEETENEENLSSEKAGLDDRLDSGSFSSTSRLGHPPPPGAGGVYQAAQEGDVQPYFSQSVGIRLDKQTTMIPANDAWGDIPGAGTHCASGPQCENVENLEFVQNQEVLPRETVNVDPFSPSDQFRYGPLPGPAASRPVTAGLTRGGGLNLEAPDMPLHPTRPDSVSSSYSSHSHRSPPGSARPQELVGTFIQQEVGKLEDDTSGSFFKQIDSSPVGGETDEMTRSQNYCSSLSQPSTPSPPKPTGVFQTSANSSFEPVKSHLVGVKPVEADRANVVVEVRGTQNCQKKHRAAVLPPDATPGNLEQPPDNMETLCAPQACPLPLSTTGEAGQLVSHTAGPPLDTVRPMPDKRSSARAQGPVKCESPATTLWAQNELPDFGGNVLLAPAAPALYVPVKPKPSEGVHHPEKGMSGQQSWKSGSAPPLQNQDPPGASENLENPPKVGEEEALPLQASSGYASLLSSPPTESLHNQPVLIAQPDQSYNLAQPINFSVSLPNPNEKNQCWGDAVVGEKSMVSTRALGADHEEHAALSAIPASAVTGPSLPNSVTQNCAPRGSGSSEMIASQPASWLVQQLSPQIPQSQHPKAEKGPSEFVNSPANGSVMLAPPANSAVIPNSNKGYHSSNQEEAVGALDFTLSRTLENPVRMCSPSHSDGPASQQPLANHPRQSGPGLHNQDHFYQQVTKEAQDQHSLERAQSELVPPPPQNSPQQVPQAACPEPSNPESPPTQGQSESLVQPSASPAPVNTGQQPQPPQSSSASVTSTNSNQAAVRSEQPWLHPPPTTFGPAPQDLASYYYYRPLYEVYQSQYPSPYPSDPGTASLYCQDIYGLYEPRYRPYDSSASAYAENHRYSEPERPSSRASHYSDQLTPRQGYPEGYYNSKSGWSSHSDYYANYYSGQYDYGDPGRWDRYYGSRFRDPRTWDRRYWYDSDHDPYRKDNYAYSDRPEKCDDHWRYDPRFTGSFDDDTELHRDPYGEEVDRRSIHSEHSARSLRSTHSLPSRRSSLSSHSQQSQIYRSHHVTGGSFEAPHAPGSFHGDYAYGTYASNFSGAHGFPEYSYPADTSWPAAEQVPSRPTSPEKFTVPHVCARFGPGGQLLKVIPNLPSEGQPALVEIHSLETLLQHTPEQEEMRSFPGPLGKDDTHKVDVINFAQNKATKCLQNESLIDKESASLLWNFIILLCRQNGTVVGTDIAELLLRDHRTVWLPGKSPNEANLIDFTNEAVEQVEEEESGEAQLSFLTDSQTVTSSVLEKETERFRELLLYGRKKDALESAMKNGLWGHALLLASKMDSRTHARVMTRFANSLPINDPLQTVYQLMSGRMPAASTCCGDEKWGDWRPHLAMVLSNLNNNMDVESRTMATMGDTLASKGLLDAAHFCYLMAQVGFGVYTKKTTKLVLIGSNHSLPFLKFATNEAIQRTEAYEYAQSLGAHTCSLPNFQVFKFIYLCRLAEMGLATQAFHYCEVIAKSVLTQPAAYSPVLISQLIQMASQLRLFDPQLKEKPEEESFVEPAWLVQLQHVERQIQEGTVLWNQDGTEPQQCHITSGSEVEQPDGPGLNQQAGPRADNPLLMPSTEPLVHSVQLLPTAPQTLPDGQPAHLARVPMFPVPMSRPPLELSAAYGPPGSVLGFPESSRSDPAVLHPGQALPPATPGLQESGPPLQEARSPDPEMVPQGSPVRHSPPEPREEEFGKNFADLGSSRTAQDAETSPVWDLGSSSLTRAPSLTPDSEGKKPAQAVKKEPKEPKKTESWFSRWLPGKKRTEAYLPDDKNKSIVWDEKKNQWVNLNEPEEEKKAPPPPPTSFPRVPQAAPTGPAGPPMASVNVFSRKAGGSRARYVDVLNPSGTQRSEPALAPADFFAPLAPLPIPSNLFVPNPDAEESQPADGTGCRGQAPAGTQSKAEPTLEAKVVSSTVSAPGPELSPSKPDGSQGGELSRCSSLSSLSQEVSRHFHQAPGDHCPAGATPGGSVPFYNPAQLVQASVTSGTSRPGRIGQRKYAALN; encoded by the exons ATGCAGCCACCACCTCAGGCAGTCCCGTCTGGTGTGGCTGGCCCACCCCCAGCTGGGAATCCTCGGAGCACGTTCTGGGCCAACAGCCCTTACAGGAAGCCAGCCAATAATAATGCACCAGTGGCTCCCATAACACGCCCACTGCAGCCAGTAACGGATCCGTTTGCTTTTAACAGACAGACTCTTCAAAACACACCAGTGGGCAGTTCATCCAAAAGCAGCCCACCTAATTTGCCTGGCCCAGCCCTCCCTGTTTTTTCTCAGTGGCCTGGTTTGCCTGTGCCTCCCACAAATGCTGGGGATAGCTCCACAGGACTTCATGAGCCTCTGCCAGGAACTCTGTCACAGCCTAGAGCAGACCCCAGTCTATTTCCTCCTGCATCTACCCCTTCTTCATTTCCTGGGCTGGAGGTGAACAGGAGTGCTGAGGTTGATTCCAGCTCAGGACCTGAAGTCCAGATGCTGCCACATCCACCTCACTACATTCCAGGAGTGGGTCCTGAGCAGCCTCACGGAGGCCATCTAAATGACAGTGGGGCTGGGCCTGACCAACCCATGAATAGGCATGCCCCACATGATGGTGCTGTGGCCCATGCAgcatctcctttcttccctcagccCCAGATGCCAGGTCAGTGGGGGCCTGTGCATGGAGGCCCTCCGCCCTCCTATCATCATCACTCACCCTACCTGGAGGGCCCTGTTCAGGACATGGGGCCCCAGGCTGCCAGCTTGccccatttcccctctccatCTAGTCTACACCAGGGACCTGGCCGTGAGTCCTATGTCCCACAAACGTTTACTCCAGCATCCTTGGCCAGTGGCGAAGGAAATGAGATAGTCCACCAGCAAAGTAAAAATCCCCCATCGAGTAGCTTCCCCCCTAAACACAGTTTTGAGCAGAATTCCAGAGTTGGGAATATGTGGGCAAGCCCGGAGTTCAGGCAGAATCCAGGAGTGAATAAAGAGCATCTGCTAGACCCTGCCCGTGTGAATCCCTTCACTCAGGGAAACAGCCCTGAGGACCAGGTGCACCATCCCCCAGGGGCTGCAACCAACCACGCCCTGCAAGAAGCAGCCTCCGGAGCACGCTCAATGTGTTTTcaaggggaggagacagagaacgAGGAAAATCTCTCATCTGAAAAAGCAGGCCTTGATGACAGATTAGACTCGGGTAGCTTCTCTTCTACCTCCAGACTGGGCCATCCACCACCCCCTGGAGCTGGTGGTGTCTACCAGGCCGCTCAGGAAGGAGATGTGCAACCTTatttttctcagtctgtgggcATCCGTCTTGACAAACAGACCACTATGATTCCTGCTAATGATGCGTGGGGTGATATTCCGGGTGCTGGGACCCACTGTGCTAGTGGGCCACAGTGTGAGAATGTAGAGAACCTAGAATTTGTTCAGAATCAAGAAGTTTTGCCACGTGAGACCGTGAATGTGGATCCCTTTTCCCCGAGTGATCAGTTTCGATATGGGCCCCTTCCTGGGCCAGCTGCCTCCAGGCCTGTTACTGCGGGCCTCACTAGAGGAGGAGGGCTAAATCTTGAGGCCCCTGACATGCCACTGCACCCTACACGACCTGACAGTGTGTCATCCAGCTACAGCAGCCATAGCCACAGAAGTCCTCCTGGGTCAGCCAGACCCCAAGAATTGGTGGGCACATTCATTCAGCAAGAAGTTGGAAAACTCGAAGATGATACGTCAGGGAGTTTTTTTAAGCAAATTGATTCTTCTCCAGTTGGAGGTGAAACAGATGAGATGACCAGGAGTCAAAATTACTGCAGCAGCCTGTCCCAGCCTTCAACTCCAAGCCCTCCAAAACCTACGGGAGTCTTCCAGACAAGTGCAAATAGTTCTTTTGAGCCAGTAAAATCCCACTTGGTTGGAGTGAAACCAGTTGAAGCAGATCGTGCCAACGTGGTGGTTGAAGTGAGAGGGACCCAGAACTGCCAGAAGAAGCACAGGGCAGCTGTTCTACCACCTGATGCCACCCCAGGAAACCTGGAACAGCCACCAGACAACATGGAGACCCTGTGTGCACCTCAGGCCTGCCCTTTGCCTCTTAGCACCACTGGAGAGGCTGGGCAACTGGTTTCACACACAGCAGGGCCACCCTTGGATACTGTGCGCCCCATGCCTGACAAGAGGTCCTCAGCCAGGGCCCAGGGGCCTGTGAAATGTGAGAGCCCAGCCACAACTCTGTGGGCACAAAACGAACTGCCAGATTTTGGGGGCAATGTCCTTCTAGCCCCTGCTGCCCCTGCACTTTATGTTCCTGTAAAACCAAAACCTTCAGAGGGTGTTCATCATCCAGAAAAGGGCATGTCTGGACAGCAGTCATGGAAATCAGGATCTGCGCCCCCTTTGCAGAACCAAGACCCTCCTGGTGCTTCTGAGAACCTTGAGAACCCTCCCAAGGTAGGAGAAGAGGAGGCCCTTCCATTGCAGGCAAGTTCTGGTTATGCGAGTTTGCTGTCCTCGCCACCCACTGAATCTTTGCACAATCAACCTGTCCTGATTGCCCAGCCTGATCAAAGCTATAATTTGGCTCAGCCCATTAATTTTTCTGTGTCCTTACCGAATCCTAATGAGAAGaatcagtgctggggagatgctGTGGTGGGGGAGAAATCCATGGTGAGCACCCGGGCTCTTGGTGCTGACCATGAAGAACATGCTGCCTTGTCTGCAATTCCAGCCAGTGCTGTCACTGGCCCGTCTTTGCCTAACAGTGTCACCCAGAACTGTGCCCCTCGAGGTTCTGGGTCTTCTGAAATGATTGCTAGCCAGCCTGCCAGTTGGTTGGTTCAACAGCTGTCCCCTCAGATTCCTCAAAGTCAGCATCCCAAGGCAGAGAAGGGTCCTTCTGAGTTTGTTAATAGCCCTGCTAATGGAAGTGTGATGCTAGCTCCACCTGCAAACAGTGCTGTGATACCTAATAGTAATAAGGGGTATCACTCTAGTAACCAGGAAGAAGCTGTCGGTGCCCTAGACTTCACATTAAGTAGAACTTTGGAAAATCCTGTGAGAATGTGTAGCCCATCTCATTCAGACGGCCCAGCTTCTCAGCAGCCTCTTGCCAATCATCCCAGACAATCTGGGCCTGGGCTGCATAACCAGGATCATTTCTACCAGCAGGTAACAAAAGAAGCTCAGGATCAGCATAGCCTAGAAAGAGCCCAGTCAGAGCTGGTGCCTCCTCCGCCACAGAATTCTCCCCAACAAGTACCCCAAGCTGCGTGTCCAGAGCCTTCAAATCCAGAAAGCCCACCCACACAAGGACAGTCTGAAAGCTTGGTCCAGCCATCAGCAAGTCCAGCTCCAGTCAACACAGGCCAGCAGCCTCAGCCACCGCAGTCCTCCAGTGCATCGGTTACATCTACCAACTCCAACCAGGCAGCTGTGCGGTCagaacagccatggctacaccCTCCTCCCACTACTTTTGGCCCAGCACCTCAAGACTTGGCATCCTACTACTATTATAGACCCCTGTATGAAGTCTACCAGTCTCAGTACCCTTCACCGTACCCATCAGATCCTGGAACAGCCTCTTTATACTGCCAA GATATCTATGGCCTGTATGAGCCTCGTTACAGACCCTATGACAGCTCGGCATCTGCTTATGCTGAGAACCACCGCTACTCTGAACCTGAGCGGCCCAGCTCCCGTGCAAGTCACTATTCTGACCAGCTCACTCCCAG GCAAGGATATCCTGAAGGATACTACAATTCTAAGAGTGGATGGAGCAGTCACAGTGACTACTACGCAAATTACTACTCTGGCCAGTATGATTATGGAG ACCCAGGCCGCTGGGACCGTTACTATGGGTCTCGCTTTAGGGACCCTCGCACCTGGGACCGGAGGTACTGGTATGACTCTGACCATGACCCATACAGGAAGGACAACTATGCTTACAGTGACAG GCCTGAGAAATGTGATGATCACTGGAGGTATGACCCTCGCTTCACTGGGAGCTTCGATGATGACACTGAGCTCcacagggacccctatggagaaGAAGTAGACAGACGCAGCATCCACAGCGAGCACTCAGCCCGGAGCCTACGCAGTACTCACAGCCTGCCCAGCCGCCGCAGCAGCCTCAGCTCCCATTCACAGCAG AGTCAGATTTACAGAAGCCACCATGTGACTGGCGGTTCCTTTGAGGCCCCCCATGCCCCAGGCTCATTTCATGGTGATTATGCCTATGGTACCTATGCCAGCAATTTCAGCGGTGCCCATGGTTTTCCAGAGTACAGCTACCCTGCAGACACCTCCTGGCCTGCTGCGGAGCAAG ttCCATCAAGACCAACCTCTCCTGAGAAGTTTACAGTGCCTCACGTCTGTGCCAGGTTTGGTCCTGGTGGTCAGCTCCTCAAAGTGATACCCAACCTGCCTTCAGAAGGACAGCCCGCATTGGTGGAGATCCACAGCTTAGAG ACCTTGCTGCAGCACACACCTGAGCAGGAAGAAATGCGCTCCTTCCCAGGACCTCTCGGCAA AGATGACACTCACAAAGTAGATGTTATTAACTTTGCACAAAACAAAGCGACAAAATGTTTGCAGAATGAAAGTTTAATTGACAAAGAGTCTGCAAGTCTTCTTTGGAACTTCATTATTCTGTTATGCAGACAGAATGGG ACCGTCGTGGGAACAGACATCGCAGAGCTCTTGTTACGGGACCATAGAACTGTGTGGCTTCCTGGGAAGTCACCCAACGAGGCAAACCTGATAGATTTTACCAATGAGGCTGTGGAgcaagtggaagaggaggagtcaggggaggccCAGCTCTCATTTCtcacagacagtcagacagtgACCAGCagtgtgctggagaaggagactGAGCGGTTCCGTGAGCTCTTGCTGTATGGTCGGAAGAAG GATGCTCTGGAGTCTGCCATGAAAAATGGCTTATGGGGTCACGCCCTGCTGCTTGCAAGTAAGATGGACAGCCGGACACATGCCCGTGTCATGACCAG GTTTGCCAACAGTCTTCCGATCAATGACCCCCTGCAGACTGTCTACCAGCTCATGTCTGGACGGATGCCTGCTGCATCCACG TGTTGTGGAGATGAGAAATGGGGAGATTGGAGGCCACATCTTGCAATGGTTTTGTCCAACCTGAACAACAACATGGATGTTGAATCTCGGACCATGGCTACAATGGGTGATACCCTAG catcAAAAGGCCTGCTGGATGCCGCACATTTTTGCTACCTCATGGCCCAGGTTGGATTTGGGGTTTATACAAAGAAAACTACCAAACTTGTTTTGATAGGCTCAAATCACAG TTTGCCATTTTTAAAGTTTGCCACTAATGAAGCCATTCAAAGGACGGAGGCTTATGAGTACGCTCAGTCCCTTGGGGCGCATACCTGTTCCTTACCTAACTTCCAG GTGTTTAAATTCATCTACTTGTGCCGCCTGGCTGAAATGGGACTCGCTACACAGGCCTTCCACTACTGTGAAGTAATAGCCAAGAGTGTCCTGACACAGCCTGCTGCATACTCCCCAGTACTGATTAGCCAGTTGATTCAG ATGGCTTCCCAGTTACGCCTCTTCGATCCTCAACTgaaggagaagccagaggaggagtCCTTTGTGGAGCCTGCCTGGTTGGTGCAGCTGCAGCACGTGGAGAGGCAGATCCAG GAGGGCACTGTGCTGTGGAACCAGGATGGAACTGAACCCCAGCAGTGTCACATCACATCGGGCTCTGAGGTGGAGCAGCCAGATGGCCCTGGACTCAACCAGCAGGCAGGGCCAAGGGCCGACAACCCTCTCCTGATGCCAAGCACTGAGCCTTTGGTGCACAGCGTGCAGCTGCTGCCCACAG CTCCTCAGACATTGCCTGATGGCCAGCCTGCTCACCTTGCCAGGGTGCCCATGTTCCCAGTACCAATGTCTCGTCCCCCCCTGGAGCTGAGTGCTGCCTATGGACCCCCGGGGTCTGTACTTGgcttcccagaatcctccagaTCTGATCCTGCAGTGCTGCATCCTGGGCAGGCCCTACCACCCGCTACACCAGGTCTCCAGGAAAGTGGGCCACCACTCCAGGAGGCCAGAAGCCCAGATCCAG AAATGGTGCCACAGGGCTCCCCTGTCAGACACTCCCCTCCAGAGCCCCGTGAAGAGGAGTTTGGCAAGAACTTCGCTGACCTG GGCTCCTCCAGAACAGCACAGGACGCGGAAACCTCCCCAGTGTGGGATCTTGGCAGCTCCAGTCTGACACGTGCCCCATCTTTGACACCTGATTCTGAAGGGAAGAAACCTGCACAAGCTGTCAAAAAGGAGCCCAAGGAGCCCAAGAAG ACCGAGTCCTGGTTCTCTCGCTGGCTGCCTgggaagaaaaggacagaagCTTATCTACCAGATGACAAGAACAAATCA ATTGTTtgggatgaaaagaaaaaccagtggGTGAATCTGAATGAACCAGAGGAGGAG AAGAaggctccacccccacctccaacaTCGTTCCCCAGGGTTCCCCAGGCGGCTCCCACTGGGCCTGCAGGACCACCCATGGCCTCCGTGAATGTGTTTTCTAGAAAAGCAG GTGGGTCCAGAGCTCGCTATGTGGATGTTCTCAACCCAAGTGGAACACAGCGGAGTGAACCAGCTCTTGCTCCTGCGGATTTCTTTGCTCCTCTTGCCCCGCTGCCAATCCCTTCTAACTTATTTGTACCAAACCCAG ATGCAGAAGAGTCACAACCTGCAGATGGGACTGGCTGTAGGGGACAGGCACCAGCTGGGACTCAATCTAAGGCAGAGCCCACCCTGGAAGCCAAG GTGGTAAGCTCTACAGTATCAGCCCCTGGACCTGAACTCTCACCCTCCAAACCAGATGGCTCCCAGGGAGGAGAG CTCTCGCGCTGTAGCTCTCTGAGCTCGCTCTCACAGGAAGTGAGCCGGCATTTCCATCAG GCTCCTGGAGACCACTGTCCTGCAGGGGCCACTCCTGGTGGGTCTGTGCCCTTTTACAACCCTGCGCAGTTGGTGCAG